Proteins from one Sander lucioperca isolate FBNREF2018 chromosome 16, SLUC_FBN_1.2, whole genome shotgun sequence genomic window:
- the mych gene encoding myelocytomatosis oncogene homolog isoform X1 — protein MLFSQILQAKMLQSFSQSQDWLYSEPLLFDDEFCQSLMKDLQSLPTPPQSPPTNTGLGGSKPLSKEDQLSYVSDILLEDHDMQLTWNCDFFHSDAAEKDGELSQPCSPLEASGEDCLWRCLAGDKSLEEKLVSSMLGSSPLLSEIHTSIFEEIAGSTLDCQNLMETQEPSEATSDYGSTGGELSSSDSEEEIDVVTVVRCSSSPSPRPSLADLSVRQQKQEEEKRALQRHHFEIQLQHNYAAPCPASPPPSSSSSSNKRSRGSDSSPRFHHSSRSSSSSSSSRYHHHHHSSRNSTETEDEEERRRTHNVMERQRRNELKNCFVHLRDNVPELSHNDKASKVVILKKARDCIYGLEEESHRLQSKRDKLRAKQEELKARLSQLRS, from the exons atgctCTTCTCCCAGATTCTGCAAGCAAAGATGTTGCAAAGCTTCTCTCAATCGCAAGACTGGCTTTACTCTGAACCGCTGCTGTTTGACGATGAGTTCTGCCAGAGTCTGATGAAGGACCTCCAGTCGCTGCCGACACCCCCTCAGTCCCCCCCAACTAATACTGGGCTGGGCGGCAGTAAGCCCCTATCCAAGGAGGACCAGCTGAGCTATGTATCGGACATCCTACTGGAGGACCACGACATGCAGCTCACCTGGAACTGCGACTTCTTCCACTCGGATGCCGCTGAGAAGGATGGCGAGCTCAGCCAGCCCTGCTCCCCTCTGGAGGCGAGTGGCGAGGACTGCCTGTGGCGGTGCCTGGCAGGGGACAAGAGCCTGGAGGAGAAGCTGGTCTCCTCCATGCTCGGCTCCAGCCCACTGCTGTCTGAGATCCACACCAGCATCTTTGAGGAGATTGCCGGCTCCACGCTGGACTGCCAGAACCTGATGGAAACTCAAGAGCCCAGCGAGGCCACATCAGACTACGGGTCAACCGGTGGCGAGCTGTCATCCAGTGACTCTG AAGAGGAGATTGATGTGGTAACTGTGGTGCGCTGttcctccagcccctcccctcggcCCTCATTGGCTGACCTGTCTGTCCGTCAGCAGAAGCAGGAAGAGGAGAAGCGAGCTCTCCAGCGTCACCACTTTGAGATCCAGCTGCAACACAACTATGCTGCACCGTGTCCTGCCTCACCGCCACCTTCATCCTCTTCATCTTCAAACAAGCGCTCGCGAGGGAGCGACAGCTCGCCGCGCTTCCACCACTCCTCTCGCAGCTCTTCATCATCGTCCTCGTCACggtaccaccaccaccaccactcgTCCCGAAACTCGACAGAGacggaggatgaggaggagcgGCGGCGGACGCACAACGTGATGGAGCGGCAGCGGCGCAACGAGCTCAAGAACTGCTTTGTGCACCTGCGCGACAACGTGCCGGAGCTGTCGCACAACGACAAGGCGTCCAAGGTGGTGATCCTGAAGAAGGCCCGAGACTGCATCTACGGCCTGGAGGAGGAGAGCCACAGACTGCAATCCAAGAGGGACAAACTCCGAGCTAAACAGGAAGAGCTGAAAGCCAGGCTGTCTCAGCTTCGCAGCTAA
- the mych gene encoding myelocytomatosis oncogene homolog isoform X2 — protein sequence MLQSFSQSQDWLYSEPLLFDDEFCQSLMKDLQSLPTPPQSPPTNTGLGGSKPLSKEDQLSYVSDILLEDHDMQLTWNCDFFHSDAAEKDGELSQPCSPLEASGEDCLWRCLAGDKSLEEKLVSSMLGSSPLLSEIHTSIFEEIAGSTLDCQNLMETQEPSEATSDYGSTGGELSSSDSEEEIDVVTVVRCSSSPSPRPSLADLSVRQQKQEEEKRALQRHHFEIQLQHNYAAPCPASPPPSSSSSSNKRSRGSDSSPRFHHSSRSSSSSSSSRYHHHHHSSRNSTETEDEEERRRTHNVMERQRRNELKNCFVHLRDNVPELSHNDKASKVVILKKARDCIYGLEEESHRLQSKRDKLRAKQEELKARLSQLRS from the exons ATGTTGCAAAGCTTCTCTCAATCGCAAGACTGGCTTTACTCTGAACCGCTGCTGTTTGACGATGAGTTCTGCCAGAGTCTGATGAAGGACCTCCAGTCGCTGCCGACACCCCCTCAGTCCCCCCCAACTAATACTGGGCTGGGCGGCAGTAAGCCCCTATCCAAGGAGGACCAGCTGAGCTATGTATCGGACATCCTACTGGAGGACCACGACATGCAGCTCACCTGGAACTGCGACTTCTTCCACTCGGATGCCGCTGAGAAGGATGGCGAGCTCAGCCAGCCCTGCTCCCCTCTGGAGGCGAGTGGCGAGGACTGCCTGTGGCGGTGCCTGGCAGGGGACAAGAGCCTGGAGGAGAAGCTGGTCTCCTCCATGCTCGGCTCCAGCCCACTGCTGTCTGAGATCCACACCAGCATCTTTGAGGAGATTGCCGGCTCCACGCTGGACTGCCAGAACCTGATGGAAACTCAAGAGCCCAGCGAGGCCACATCAGACTACGGGTCAACCGGTGGCGAGCTGTCATCCAGTGACTCTG AAGAGGAGATTGATGTGGTAACTGTGGTGCGCTGttcctccagcccctcccctcggcCCTCATTGGCTGACCTGTCTGTCCGTCAGCAGAAGCAGGAAGAGGAGAAGCGAGCTCTCCAGCGTCACCACTTTGAGATCCAGCTGCAACACAACTATGCTGCACCGTGTCCTGCCTCACCGCCACCTTCATCCTCTTCATCTTCAAACAAGCGCTCGCGAGGGAGCGACAGCTCGCCGCGCTTCCACCACTCCTCTCGCAGCTCTTCATCATCGTCCTCGTCACggtaccaccaccaccaccactcgTCCCGAAACTCGACAGAGacggaggatgaggaggagcgGCGGCGGACGCACAACGTGATGGAGCGGCAGCGGCGCAACGAGCTCAAGAACTGCTTTGTGCACCTGCGCGACAACGTGCCGGAGCTGTCGCACAACGACAAGGCGTCCAAGGTGGTGATCCTGAAGAAGGCCCGAGACTGCATCTACGGCCTGGAGGAGGAGAGCCACAGACTGCAATCCAAGAGGGACAAACTCCGAGCTAAACAGGAAGAGCTGAAAGCCAGGCTGTCTCAGCTTCGCAGCTAA